The proteins below come from a single Hemibagrus wyckioides isolate EC202008001 linkage group LG22, SWU_Hwy_1.0, whole genome shotgun sequence genomic window:
- the LOC131343378 gene encoding titin isoform X4: protein MVSALHTSDQMIWPVWLILFSCSISITPSQSELVFSVQPKDGVGVLNSPLMLHCAVYDTTTQTGLPVKWERWRIGNGGLAAGVHQMANGSLFFSWLKEEDLGRYVCSARKGTKQIRNVVTVSKAYLENVFFSPQSQSVIKGQDVFFQCVSGDSSPPAHISWLKNSKAFNRGTQIQGQYGGGSQRKTSGTLHLTNVTKEDQGHYVCVTHNPLLNMSKESGTATLIVGGHSMSLEIIQGPENITVAVEMATAMHCVVRGFPTPKVQWFKDDQVLSNTSRWDLHDDGQLLVFGRVLPEDEGFYYCEANNDKERLRSQSAYLLPAVMDWTFVLQPVNKTVRKGDSVTLHCSPPHSRPPAQITWFRNNQLLQSRSHISAQATGDLLFHSVQETDRGSYFCRASNSFLQRSITSRMIFLEVLAPPSVTIWPLAVISAVGAEVVIQCQVSGHPDPSIEWSKSGQSVRTGGKITKGYTFGFSMVRNATLYISSVRIYDEGFYTCAASNTVGQDKKTIRLQIAAKPVIVLFSGSVNVSKGANIILPCQAVGNPPLKYSWHRSALQTPLSLSSRIRIDDNETLHISNAHQSDAGEYYCIAENNLGQDRRKTTITVFSADPEEDFLSTIPEIKPEDPTNPTNEQNLKSYRGKMNLFNSLYLLFVYCLSNVFIKVVSDCFNFTSIDIYLKNSPTHSISVPTPFSSYTSVTDHDNASNTGVTQKYKDLSSTPGTQLVFPYSKILETRTQKRHVHVTPTNLITQHKDEILRPSHIQPESLSAQNQTFNQISLQGFSEQHTSSQQDHSSHSSVVQALELTQTSGFTLYDMNSVTSAAPVEVHQFRSQPAEQLTVTKASQANNTELLELLNKNTSKAPMRTTDNNARAFEDDNMVAVIEQSPNTSEMRAHPPTSSPSTLLMEPSYDDTQEDVQPSQDMPVIVETHSEPSEEEQLETSFEESKATPSLPSDAQLQCMEDWRSQDLGQCQRDAPLPPSSNPLGSQEEGLRSSLTLQTSDSSSTPVHHSISLSHASCPLLLSHCVTLGMTSVSVDVHFYPSNPTQYGSLRPPSNSQHEHDQNARSTHHGKS from the exons ATGGTGTCTGCTCTCCACACCTCGGACCAGATGATTTGGCCAGTCTGGCTGATCCTATTCTCCTGTTCAATCAGCATCACACCATCTCAGTCTGAACTAG TGTTCTCAGTCCAACCGAAAGATGGTGTTGGTGTTCTGAACAGTCCTCTAATGCTGCACTGTGCAGTGTATGACACAACCACACAGACTGGACTACCAGTGAAGTGGGAGAGATGGAGGATTGGAAATGGAGGATTGGCAGCTGGAGTTCATCAGATGGCCAACGGCTCTCTGTTCTTTTCTTGGCTTAAAGAGGAAGATCTAGGAAGATATGTTTGCAGTGCAAGGAAGGGAACCAAACAAATCAGAAATGTTGTCACGGTCAGCAAAGCAT ATTTGGAAAATGTGTTTTTCAGTCCTCAGTCTCAAAGTGTAATTAAGGGTCAGGACGTGTTtttccagtgtgtgtcaggagacAGCTCTCCACCTGCTCACATCTCATGGCTGAAAAACAGCAAAGCTTTTAACAGAGGAACTCAGATACAG GGTCAATATGGAGGGGGGAGTCAGAGAAAGACCTCAGGCACCCTGCACCTGACTAACGTCACCAAGGAAGACCAAGGCCATTATGTCTGTGTTACCCATAATCCTCTACTGAACATGAGCAAAGAGAGTGGTACAGCTACCCTAATAGTTGGAG GACATAGCATGAGTCTTGAGATCATTCAGGGTCCTGAGAATATCACAGTTGCTGTGGAAATGGCAACGGCCATGCACTGTGTAGTCCGTGGTTTCCCTACTCCCAAAGTGCAGTGGTTCAAAGATGACCAAGTGTTATCCAATACATCGAGATGGGACCTGCATGATGATGGACAACTTCTTGTTTTTGG GAGAGTTTTGCCAGAAGATGAAGGCTTCTATTACTGTGAGGCTAACAATGACAAGGAGAGACTCAGATCGCAGTCTGCCTACCTCCTTCCTGCAG TCATGGACTGGACCTTTGTCCTCCAACCTGTCAATAAAACAGTGAGGAAGGGTGACTCAGTGACTCTGCACTGCAGCCCTCCTCACAGCAGACCCCCTGCACAAATCACTTGGTTTAGAAACAACCAGCTTCTCCAATCCAGGTCACACATCTCCGCCCAGGCCACTGGAGACCTGCTCTTTCACAG TGTTCAAGAAACAGACAGGGGGTCGTATTTTTGTCGAGCTTCTAATTCCTTTCTACAAAGGTCTATAACCTCTAGAATGATCTTCCTGGAGGTTCTAG CTCCTCCATCCGTGACTATCTGGCCCCTGGCGGTGATTTCTGCAGTGGGAGCGGAGGTGGTAATTCAGTGCCAGGTGTCAGGACACCCTGATCCCTCTATTGAATGGTCAAAAAGTGGCCAGTCTGTAAGAACAGGAGGCAAAATTACCAAGGGGTATACATTTGGATTTTCCAT GGTGAGAAATGCAACTCTTTACATCTCCTCAGTGAGAATCTATGATGAAGGTTTTTACACATGTGCAGCCTCCAATACTGTGGGACAAGATAAGAAAACTATTCGCCTACAAATAGCTG CAAAGCCTGTCATTGTGTTATTTTCGGGATCAGTGAACGTGTCCAAGGGAGCCAATATCATTCTCCCATGCCAAGCAGTTGGAAACCCTCCACTGAAATACAGCTGGCACAGAAGTGCTCTTCAGACACCTCTATCACTTTCATCACGCATACGCATTGATG ATAATGAGACCCTGCACATCTCTAATGCCCACCAGTCAGACGCAGGCGAGTATTACTGCATTGCTGAAAACAACCTAGGTCAGGACAGAAGAAAGACCACCATAACAGTTTTCTCTG CTGATCCTGAAGAGGATTTTTTATCTACA ATCCCAGAAATCAAGCCAGAAGATCCTACAAATCCTACCAATGAACAGAATTTAAAATCTTATAGAGGTAAAATGAATCTATTCAACAGCCTATATCTGTTATTTGTGTACTGTTTGTCTAATGTCTTTATAAAAGTTGTGAGTGATTGTTTTAATTTCACATCTATAGATATTTACCTGAAGAACTCACCAACACATTCTATCAGTGTTCCTACCCCATTTTCCTCCTATACTTCCGTCACTGATCATGACAACGCAAGTAACACGGGAGTAACACAGAAATACAAAGACCTCTCAAGCACACCAGGAACACAATTGGTCTTCCCTTACTCCAAAATCCTAGAAACACGTACACAAAAAAGACATGTACATGTTACTCCAACTAATCTGATCACCCAGCATAAAGATGAGATATTACGCCCAAGCCACATACAACCTGAATCACTGTCTGCACAAAATCAGACCTTCAATCAAATTTCTCTCCAAGGATTTTCTGAGCAGCACACAAGTTCACAGCAAGACCACTCCTCTCATAGCTCAGTGGTTCAGGCTCTTGAACTAACTCAGACCTCTGGGTTCACATTGTATGATATGAACAGTGTCACCAGTGCAGCTCCTGTGGAGGTCCACCAGTTTAGGAGTCAGCCTGCTGAGCAGCTTACAGTCACCAAGGCATCCCAGGCAAATAATACTGAATTATTGGAATTGTTGAATAAAAACACCTCGAAGGCTCCCATGAGGACTACAGACAACAATGCCAG AGCATTTGAGGATGACAACATGGTTGCTGTTATCGAGCAAAGCCCAAACACATCTGAGATGAGAGCTCATCCCCCAACATCAAGTCCATCCACCTTGCTAATGGAACCATCTTATGATGACACACAGGAAGACGTCCAGCCAAGCCAAGACATGCCAGTCATAGTGGAAACACACTCAGAGCCCTCTGAGGAGGAGCAG TTAGAGACCTCATTTGAGGAAAGCAAAGCCACGCCCTCTCTCCCGTCTGATGCCCAGCTTCAGTGTATGGAAGACTGGAGGAGCCAAGATCTGGGGCAATGCCAAAGGGATGCACCTTTACCACCCTCTTCCAACCCTTTGGGCAGTCAGGAAGAGGGTCTCCGTTCTTCTCTGACACTGCAGACCAGTGATTCCTCCTCCACACCAGTACACCACAGTATCAGCCTCTCACATGCCTCCTGTCCTCTCTTGCTGTCCCATTGTGTCACCCTGGGCATGACATCTGTTTCTGTTGATGTGCACTTCTACCCCTCCAACCCTACACAGTATGGGTCTCTGAGACCGCCGAGCAATTCCCAGCATGAGCACGATCAAAATGCTCGGTCTACTCACCATGGCAAATCATGA
- the LOC131343378 gene encoding titin isoform X2 — MVSALHTSDQMIWPVWLILFSCSISITPSQSELVFSVQPKDGVGVLNSPLMLHCAVYDTTTQTGLPVKWERWRIGNGGLAAGVHQMANGSLFFSWLKEEDLGRYVCSARKGTKQIRNVVTVSKAYLENVFFSPQSQSVIKGQDVFFQCVSGDSSPPAHISWLKNSKAFNRGTQIQGQYGGGSQRKTSGTLHLTNVTKEDQGHYVCVTHNPLLNMSKESGTATLIVGGHSMSLEIIQGPENITVAVEMATAMHCVVRGFPTPKVQWFKDDQVLSNTSRWDLHDDGQLLVFGRVLPEDEGFYYCEANNDKERLRSQSAYLLPAVMDWTFVLQPVNKTVRKGDSVTLHCSPPHSRPPAQITWFRNNQLLQSRSHISAQATGDLLFHSVQETDRGSYFCRASNSFLQRSITSRMIFLEVLAPPSVTIWPLAVISAVGAEVVIQCQVSGHPDPSIEWSKSGQSVRTGGKITKGVRNATLYISSVRIYDEGFYTCAASNTVGQDKKTIRLQIAAKPVIVLFSGSVNVSKGANIILPCQAVGNPPLKYSWHRSALQTPLSLSSRIRIDDNETLHISNAHQSDAGEYYCIAENNLGQDRRKTTITVFSADPEEDFLSTIPEIKPEDPTNPTNEQNLKSYRGKMNLFNSLYLLFVYCLSNVFIKVVSDCFNFTSIDIYLKNSPTHSISVPTPFSSYTSVTDHDNASNTGVTQKYKDLSSTPGTQLVFPYSKILETRTQKRHVHVTPTNLITQHKDEILRPSHIQPESLSAQNQTFNQISLQGFSEQHTSSQQDHSSHSSVVQALELTQTSGFTLYDMNSVTSAAPVEVHQFRSQPAEQLTVTKASQANNTELLELLNKNTSKAPMRTTDNNAREKRKSQSWLPVLEKHDIPIVVGVGVSLAFIFITMAFYSLFRKNDPVAVTTGRAALRGLGGPCRHGERLAIERTYDNKAFEDDNMVAVIEQSPNTSEMRAHPPTSSPSTLLMEPSYDDTQEDVQPSQDMPVIVETHSEPSEEEQLETSFEESKATPSLPSDAQLQCMEDWRSQDLGQCQRDAPLPPSSNPLGSQEEGLRSSLTLQTSDSSSTPVHHSISLSHASCPLLLSHCVTLGMTSVSVDVHFYPSNPTQYGSLRPPSNSQHEHDQNARSTHHGKS, encoded by the exons ATGGTGTCTGCTCTCCACACCTCGGACCAGATGATTTGGCCAGTCTGGCTGATCCTATTCTCCTGTTCAATCAGCATCACACCATCTCAGTCTGAACTAG TGTTCTCAGTCCAACCGAAAGATGGTGTTGGTGTTCTGAACAGTCCTCTAATGCTGCACTGTGCAGTGTATGACACAACCACACAGACTGGACTACCAGTGAAGTGGGAGAGATGGAGGATTGGAAATGGAGGATTGGCAGCTGGAGTTCATCAGATGGCCAACGGCTCTCTGTTCTTTTCTTGGCTTAAAGAGGAAGATCTAGGAAGATATGTTTGCAGTGCAAGGAAGGGAACCAAACAAATCAGAAATGTTGTCACGGTCAGCAAAGCAT ATTTGGAAAATGTGTTTTTCAGTCCTCAGTCTCAAAGTGTAATTAAGGGTCAGGACGTGTTtttccagtgtgtgtcaggagacAGCTCTCCACCTGCTCACATCTCATGGCTGAAAAACAGCAAAGCTTTTAACAGAGGAACTCAGATACAG GGTCAATATGGAGGGGGGAGTCAGAGAAAGACCTCAGGCACCCTGCACCTGACTAACGTCACCAAGGAAGACCAAGGCCATTATGTCTGTGTTACCCATAATCCTCTACTGAACATGAGCAAAGAGAGTGGTACAGCTACCCTAATAGTTGGAG GACATAGCATGAGTCTTGAGATCATTCAGGGTCCTGAGAATATCACAGTTGCTGTGGAAATGGCAACGGCCATGCACTGTGTAGTCCGTGGTTTCCCTACTCCCAAAGTGCAGTGGTTCAAAGATGACCAAGTGTTATCCAATACATCGAGATGGGACCTGCATGATGATGGACAACTTCTTGTTTTTGG GAGAGTTTTGCCAGAAGATGAAGGCTTCTATTACTGTGAGGCTAACAATGACAAGGAGAGACTCAGATCGCAGTCTGCCTACCTCCTTCCTGCAG TCATGGACTGGACCTTTGTCCTCCAACCTGTCAATAAAACAGTGAGGAAGGGTGACTCAGTGACTCTGCACTGCAGCCCTCCTCACAGCAGACCCCCTGCACAAATCACTTGGTTTAGAAACAACCAGCTTCTCCAATCCAGGTCACACATCTCCGCCCAGGCCACTGGAGACCTGCTCTTTCACAG TGTTCAAGAAACAGACAGGGGGTCGTATTTTTGTCGAGCTTCTAATTCCTTTCTACAAAGGTCTATAACCTCTAGAATGATCTTCCTGGAGGTTCTAG CTCCTCCATCCGTGACTATCTGGCCCCTGGCGGTGATTTCTGCAGTGGGAGCGGAGGTGGTAATTCAGTGCCAGGTGTCAGGACACCCTGATCCCTCTATTGAATGGTCAAAAAGTGGCCAGTCTGTAAGAACAGGAGGCAAAATTACCAAGGG GGTGAGAAATGCAACTCTTTACATCTCCTCAGTGAGAATCTATGATGAAGGTTTTTACACATGTGCAGCCTCCAATACTGTGGGACAAGATAAGAAAACTATTCGCCTACAAATAGCTG CAAAGCCTGTCATTGTGTTATTTTCGGGATCAGTGAACGTGTCCAAGGGAGCCAATATCATTCTCCCATGCCAAGCAGTTGGAAACCCTCCACTGAAATACAGCTGGCACAGAAGTGCTCTTCAGACACCTCTATCACTTTCATCACGCATACGCATTGATG ATAATGAGACCCTGCACATCTCTAATGCCCACCAGTCAGACGCAGGCGAGTATTACTGCATTGCTGAAAACAACCTAGGTCAGGACAGAAGAAAGACCACCATAACAGTTTTCTCTG CTGATCCTGAAGAGGATTTTTTATCTACA ATCCCAGAAATCAAGCCAGAAGATCCTACAAATCCTACCAATGAACAGAATTTAAAATCTTATAGAGGTAAAATGAATCTATTCAACAGCCTATATCTGTTATTTGTGTACTGTTTGTCTAATGTCTTTATAAAAGTTGTGAGTGATTGTTTTAATTTCACATCTATAGATATTTACCTGAAGAACTCACCAACACATTCTATCAGTGTTCCTACCCCATTTTCCTCCTATACTTCCGTCACTGATCATGACAACGCAAGTAACACGGGAGTAACACAGAAATACAAAGACCTCTCAAGCACACCAGGAACACAATTGGTCTTCCCTTACTCCAAAATCCTAGAAACACGTACACAAAAAAGACATGTACATGTTACTCCAACTAATCTGATCACCCAGCATAAAGATGAGATATTACGCCCAAGCCACATACAACCTGAATCACTGTCTGCACAAAATCAGACCTTCAATCAAATTTCTCTCCAAGGATTTTCTGAGCAGCACACAAGTTCACAGCAAGACCACTCCTCTCATAGCTCAGTGGTTCAGGCTCTTGAACTAACTCAGACCTCTGGGTTCACATTGTATGATATGAACAGTGTCACCAGTGCAGCTCCTGTGGAGGTCCACCAGTTTAGGAGTCAGCCTGCTGAGCAGCTTACAGTCACCAAGGCATCCCAGGCAAATAATACTGAATTATTGGAATTGTTGAATAAAAACACCTCGAAGGCTCCCATGAGGACTACAGACAACAATGCCAG GGAGAAGAGGAAGTCACAAAGTTGGCTACCTGTGCTGGAAAAACATGACATTCCAATTGTAGTTGGAGTGGGAGTTTCCTTGGCATTCATTTTCATCACAATGGCTTTTTATTCATTGTTCCGGAAAAATGACCCGGTAGCCGTTACTACAGGACGAGCAG CTCTCAGAGGCCTTGGTGGCCCTTGCAGGCATGGCGAACGCCTTGCAATCGAAAGGACATATGATAATAA AGCATTTGAGGATGACAACATGGTTGCTGTTATCGAGCAAAGCCCAAACACATCTGAGATGAGAGCTCATCCCCCAACATCAAGTCCATCCACCTTGCTAATGGAACCATCTTATGATGACACACAGGAAGACGTCCAGCCAAGCCAAGACATGCCAGTCATAGTGGAAACACACTCAGAGCCCTCTGAGGAGGAGCAG TTAGAGACCTCATTTGAGGAAAGCAAAGCCACGCCCTCTCTCCCGTCTGATGCCCAGCTTCAGTGTATGGAAGACTGGAGGAGCCAAGATCTGGGGCAATGCCAAAGGGATGCACCTTTACCACCCTCTTCCAACCCTTTGGGCAGTCAGGAAGAGGGTCTCCGTTCTTCTCTGACACTGCAGACCAGTGATTCCTCCTCCACACCAGTACACCACAGTATCAGCCTCTCACATGCCTCCTGTCCTCTCTTGCTGTCCCATTGTGTCACCCTGGGCATGACATCTGTTTCTGTTGATGTGCACTTCTACCCCTCCAACCCTACACAGTATGGGTCTCTGAGACCGCCGAGCAATTCCCAGCATGAGCACGATCAAAATGCTCGGTCTACTCACCATGGCAAATCATGA
- the LOC131343378 gene encoding hemicentin-2 isoform X3, with protein sequence MVSALHTSDQMIWPVWLILFSCSISITPSQSELVFSVQPKDGVGVLNSPLMLHCAVYDTTTQTGLPVKWERWRIGNGGLAAGVHQMANGSLFFSWLKEEDLGRYVCSARKGTKQIRNVVTVSKAYLENVFFSPQSQSVIKGQDVFFQCVSGDSSPPAHISWLKNSKAFNRGTQIQGQYGGGSQRKTSGTLHLTNVTKEDQGHYVCVTHNPLLNMSKESGTATLIVGGHSMSLEIIQGPENITVAVEMATAMHCVVRGFPTPKVQWFKDDQVLSNTSRWDLHDDGQLLVFGRVLPEDEGFYYCEANNDKERLRSQSAYLLPAVMDWTFVLQPVNKTVRKGDSVTLHCSPPHSRPPAQITWFRNNQLLQSRSHISAQATGDLLFHSVQETDRGSYFCRASNSFLQRSITSRMIFLEVLAPPSVTIWPLAVISAVGAEVVIQCQVSGHPDPSIEWSKSGQSVRTGGKITKGYTFGFSMVRNATLYISSVRIYDEGFYTCAASNTVGQDKKTIRLQIAAKPVIVLFSGSVNVSKGANIILPCQAVGNPPLKYSWHRSALQTPLSLSSRIRIDDNETLHISNAHQSDAGEYYCIAENNLGQDRRKTTITVFSADPEEDFLSTIPEIKPEDPTNPTNEQNLKSYRDIYLKNSPTHSISVPTPFSSYTSVTDHDNASNTGVTQKYKDLSSTPGTQLVFPYSKILETRTQKRHVHVTPTNLITQHKDEILRPSHIQPESLSAQNQTFNQISLQGFSEQHTSSQQDHSSHSSVVQALELTQTSGFTLYDMNSVTSAAPVEVHQFRSQPAEQLTVTKASQANNTELLELLNKNTSKAPMRTTDNNAREKRKSQSWLPVLEKHDIPIVVGVGVSLAFIFITMAFYSLFRKNDPVAVTTGRAALRGLGGPCRHGERLAIERTYDNKAFEDDNMVAVIEQSPNTSEMRAHPPTSSPSTLLMEPSYDDTQEDVQPSQDMPVIVETHSEPSEEEQLETSFEESKATPSLPSDAQLQCMEDWRSQDLGQCQRDAPLPPSSNPLGSQEEGLRSSLTLQTSDSSSTPVHHSISLSHASCPLLLSHCVTLGMTSVSVDVHFYPSNPTQYGSLRPPSNSQHEHDQNARSTHHGKS encoded by the exons ATGGTGTCTGCTCTCCACACCTCGGACCAGATGATTTGGCCAGTCTGGCTGATCCTATTCTCCTGTTCAATCAGCATCACACCATCTCAGTCTGAACTAG TGTTCTCAGTCCAACCGAAAGATGGTGTTGGTGTTCTGAACAGTCCTCTAATGCTGCACTGTGCAGTGTATGACACAACCACACAGACTGGACTACCAGTGAAGTGGGAGAGATGGAGGATTGGAAATGGAGGATTGGCAGCTGGAGTTCATCAGATGGCCAACGGCTCTCTGTTCTTTTCTTGGCTTAAAGAGGAAGATCTAGGAAGATATGTTTGCAGTGCAAGGAAGGGAACCAAACAAATCAGAAATGTTGTCACGGTCAGCAAAGCAT ATTTGGAAAATGTGTTTTTCAGTCCTCAGTCTCAAAGTGTAATTAAGGGTCAGGACGTGTTtttccagtgtgtgtcaggagacAGCTCTCCACCTGCTCACATCTCATGGCTGAAAAACAGCAAAGCTTTTAACAGAGGAACTCAGATACAG GGTCAATATGGAGGGGGGAGTCAGAGAAAGACCTCAGGCACCCTGCACCTGACTAACGTCACCAAGGAAGACCAAGGCCATTATGTCTGTGTTACCCATAATCCTCTACTGAACATGAGCAAAGAGAGTGGTACAGCTACCCTAATAGTTGGAG GACATAGCATGAGTCTTGAGATCATTCAGGGTCCTGAGAATATCACAGTTGCTGTGGAAATGGCAACGGCCATGCACTGTGTAGTCCGTGGTTTCCCTACTCCCAAAGTGCAGTGGTTCAAAGATGACCAAGTGTTATCCAATACATCGAGATGGGACCTGCATGATGATGGACAACTTCTTGTTTTTGG GAGAGTTTTGCCAGAAGATGAAGGCTTCTATTACTGTGAGGCTAACAATGACAAGGAGAGACTCAGATCGCAGTCTGCCTACCTCCTTCCTGCAG TCATGGACTGGACCTTTGTCCTCCAACCTGTCAATAAAACAGTGAGGAAGGGTGACTCAGTGACTCTGCACTGCAGCCCTCCTCACAGCAGACCCCCTGCACAAATCACTTGGTTTAGAAACAACCAGCTTCTCCAATCCAGGTCACACATCTCCGCCCAGGCCACTGGAGACCTGCTCTTTCACAG TGTTCAAGAAACAGACAGGGGGTCGTATTTTTGTCGAGCTTCTAATTCCTTTCTACAAAGGTCTATAACCTCTAGAATGATCTTCCTGGAGGTTCTAG CTCCTCCATCCGTGACTATCTGGCCCCTGGCGGTGATTTCTGCAGTGGGAGCGGAGGTGGTAATTCAGTGCCAGGTGTCAGGACACCCTGATCCCTCTATTGAATGGTCAAAAAGTGGCCAGTCTGTAAGAACAGGAGGCAAAATTACCAAGGGGTATACATTTGGATTTTCCAT GGTGAGAAATGCAACTCTTTACATCTCCTCAGTGAGAATCTATGATGAAGGTTTTTACACATGTGCAGCCTCCAATACTGTGGGACAAGATAAGAAAACTATTCGCCTACAAATAGCTG CAAAGCCTGTCATTGTGTTATTTTCGGGATCAGTGAACGTGTCCAAGGGAGCCAATATCATTCTCCCATGCCAAGCAGTTGGAAACCCTCCACTGAAATACAGCTGGCACAGAAGTGCTCTTCAGACACCTCTATCACTTTCATCACGCATACGCATTGATG ATAATGAGACCCTGCACATCTCTAATGCCCACCAGTCAGACGCAGGCGAGTATTACTGCATTGCTGAAAACAACCTAGGTCAGGACAGAAGAAAGACCACCATAACAGTTTTCTCTG CTGATCCTGAAGAGGATTTTTTATCTACA ATCCCAGAAATCAAGCCAGAAGATCCTACAAATCCTACCAATGAACAGAATTTAAAATCTTATAGAG ATATTTACCTGAAGAACTCACCAACACATTCTATCAGTGTTCCTACCCCATTTTCCTCCTATACTTCCGTCACTGATCATGACAACGCAAGTAACACGGGAGTAACACAGAAATACAAAGACCTCTCAAGCACACCAGGAACACAATTGGTCTTCCCTTACTCCAAAATCCTAGAAACACGTACACAAAAAAGACATGTACATGTTACTCCAACTAATCTGATCACCCAGCATAAAGATGAGATATTACGCCCAAGCCACATACAACCTGAATCACTGTCTGCACAAAATCAGACCTTCAATCAAATTTCTCTCCAAGGATTTTCTGAGCAGCACACAAGTTCACAGCAAGACCACTCCTCTCATAGCTCAGTGGTTCAGGCTCTTGAACTAACTCAGACCTCTGGGTTCACATTGTATGATATGAACAGTGTCACCAGTGCAGCTCCTGTGGAGGTCCACCAGTTTAGGAGTCAGCCTGCTGAGCAGCTTACAGTCACCAAGGCATCCCAGGCAAATAATACTGAATTATTGGAATTGTTGAATAAAAACACCTCGAAGGCTCCCATGAGGACTACAGACAACAATGCCAG GGAGAAGAGGAAGTCACAAAGTTGGCTACCTGTGCTGGAAAAACATGACATTCCAATTGTAGTTGGAGTGGGAGTTTCCTTGGCATTCATTTTCATCACAATGGCTTTTTATTCATTGTTCCGGAAAAATGACCCGGTAGCCGTTACTACAGGACGAGCAG CTCTCAGAGGCCTTGGTGGCCCTTGCAGGCATGGCGAACGCCTTGCAATCGAAAGGACATATGATAATAA AGCATTTGAGGATGACAACATGGTTGCTGTTATCGAGCAAAGCCCAAACACATCTGAGATGAGAGCTCATCCCCCAACATCAAGTCCATCCACCTTGCTAATGGAACCATCTTATGATGACACACAGGAAGACGTCCAGCCAAGCCAAGACATGCCAGTCATAGTGGAAACACACTCAGAGCCCTCTGAGGAGGAGCAG TTAGAGACCTCATTTGAGGAAAGCAAAGCCACGCCCTCTCTCCCGTCTGATGCCCAGCTTCAGTGTATGGAAGACTGGAGGAGCCAAGATCTGGGGCAATGCCAAAGGGATGCACCTTTACCACCCTCTTCCAACCCTTTGGGCAGTCAGGAAGAGGGTCTCCGTTCTTCTCTGACACTGCAGACCAGTGATTCCTCCTCCACACCAGTACACCACAGTATCAGCCTCTCACATGCCTCCTGTCCTCTCTTGCTGTCCCATTGTGTCACCCTGGGCATGACATCTGTTTCTGTTGATGTGCACTTCTACCCCTCCAACCCTACACAGTATGGGTCTCTGAGACCGCCGAGCAATTCCCAGCATGAGCACGATCAAAATGCTCGGTCTACTCACCATGGCAAATCATGA